Proteins from a genomic interval of Xiphophorus maculatus strain JP 163 A chromosome 7, X_maculatus-5.0-male, whole genome shotgun sequence:
- the gja8 gene encoding gap junction alpha-8 protein, producing MGDWSFLGNILEEVNEHSTVIGRVWLTVLFIFRILILGTAAEFVWGDEQSDYVCNTQQPGCENVCYDEAFPISHIRLWVLQIIFVSTPSLVYVGHAVHHVHMEEKRKEREEAELSRQQELSEERLPLAPDQGSVRTTKETSTKGSKKFRLEGTLLRTYICHIIFKTLFEVGFVVGQYFLYGFRILPLYKCSRWPCPNTVDCFVSRPTEKTVFIIFMLAVACVSLFLNFVEISHLGLKKIRFVFRKPAPAPAQGEGTAPPLPSQGKGLSPLAVPVLQRAKGYKLLEEEKVPPVTHLYPLAEVGMEAGRGTPPFQTLEEKVEEVLPMEDISKVYDETLPSYSQTTGTGEVTLHEEEVEEVPPPEVEAERIEEGLDEDAEVEEGENEEMETPAEAEVEATDTIEDTRPLSRLSKASSRARSDDLTV from the coding sequence ATGGGTGACTGGAGCTTTCTGGGTAACATTTTAGAGGAAGTCAACGAGCACTCCACGGTGATCGGCCGGGTGTGGCTCACAGTGCTGTTCATCTTCCGTATCCTCATACTGGGCACGGCGGCAGAGTTCGTGTGGGGCGACGAGCAGTCCGACTATGTTTGCAACACGCAACAGCCTGGATGCGAGAACGTGTGCTACGACGAGGCCTTTCCCATTTCCCACATACGCCTGTGGGTGCTCCAGATCATCTTTGTGTCCACGCCGTCTCTGGTGTACGTCGGCCACGCTGTGCACCATGTCCACATGGAGGAGAAACGTAAGGAGCGAGAGGAGGCAGAGCTTAGCCGGCAACAGGAACTGAGCGAGGAGCGTCTGCCTCTGGCACCTGACCAGGGAAGTGTCCGCACAACTAAGGAGACCAGCACCAAAGGCAGCAAGAAGTTTCGCCTGGAGGGCACCCTGCTGAGGACCTACATTTGCCACATTATCTTCAAGACACTATTTGAAGTGGGTTTTGTGGTAGGGCAGTACTTTCTTTATGGCTTCCGCATCCTGCCACTGTACAAATGCAGCAGATGGCCCTGCCCCAACACGGTGGACTGCTTTGTGTCTCGCCCAACGGAGAAGACtgtcttcatcatcttcatgtTGGCTGTGGCCTGTGTCTCGCTCTTCCTCAACTTTGTGGAGATCAGCCACTTGGGTCTGAAGAAAATCCGCTTTGTCTTCCGTAagccagctccagctccagcccAAGGCGAGGGCACAGCCCCGCCTCTGCCATCACAAGGAAAAGGTCTGTCCCCACTGGCTGTTCCCGTTTTGCAAAGAGCAAAAGGCTACAAGTTGCTAGAGGAGGAAAAGGTTCCACCTGTAACTCACCTCTACCCTCTGGCTGAGGTTGGCATGGAGGCTGGCAGAGGGACTCCACCCTTCCAGACACTggaggagaaggtggaggaggtACTGCCCATGGAGGACATCTCTAAGGTGTACGATGAGACTCTGCCTTCCTACAGTCAAACAACGGGGACAGGGGAAGTGACGTTACATGAAGAAGAGGTTGAGGAGGTGCCACCACCAGAGGTGGAAGCAGAGAGAATAGAGGAAGGTCTAGATGAGGATGCAGAGGTAGAGGAAGGAGAAAACGAGGAGATGGAAACTCCTGCTGAGGCAGAGGTGGAGGCGACGGATACGATAGAAGACACCAGACCATTGAGTCGACTGAGCAAAGCAAGCAGCAGGGCCAGATCAGATGATCTCACCGTATGA